The window AGACGCAGATCTggagattcttcttcttcacctcCATCGTCGTCCTCGTTGATGGCGATGGAACATCACCGTCATTTCCAGTCGATGTTCCGGTCGACCCCATCGCCCGTCCAAGACATGCCCGAAGATCTTTCCGTCAAGAAATCTTCGCCTCCATTGGTTAGTTCATTCGtatatgtatttttataaaaGTGCTCAAATAAagcgtaatttttttttttaatacaaccAAATCAGGTGGCGGAGAGGCAAGAAAGTGAGGATAACCAATCGGGAAGGAACAGTAACGACCAAGACAGTCATCGCAGTGATACGCCGTTGCCAGTGCCTTCACTGAAAGCCGAGAGCATCAACAGCGATAGTGCAAAGAGCGTAAGTTTTGGAACGGTCTCGTTTACATTAGTACACAATCCGTACCAGTTTGATTGCATTGCTAAACGTCTATTTACGTGCTCGATTAATAGGAATTCAGCTTAGCCGAAAGAAACAGTCTATTCTCGCCAGGTCCTTCTGGTGCTCTGGAAACAATGGCGACCCCGCCGATGCACTCCAGTTCGATTCTTTCAATGACTCCCATTCACCAATGTAAGTCTATTATTTTTGGAACGTAGAAGAGCAGATTATTAAGCCGCCAATTATTTCTCAAACAGCTGATCGCCGTAAAGGACAACACAGCGCTCCCCGCGGCGGCCCCCCGCGCGCTTGGACCAACGGTGATCTGACGGAAGCGCTGAACCATGTCTGGAACCGCAAGATGACGACGTCGCAAGCGTCGCGAGTCTTTGGCATCCCTTACAATAGTTTACTGATGTACGTCCGAGGAAAGTACGGCAAGTCTCTCAAGCTGGACACGCTCCGCAAAGAGACGCTGGAAGGCGAAGCTATGGCTCTGGCCGCTTCCACCAGAGGCTCTTACAAATTGGCCgcggctgctgctgcggcCGCTGCAGCCGCTGAATCTCCGGcgaaaataaacaacaagGCAAAACAATCCAAAGAAGGCGGTGGAAACAAGAGCGCTCCATGTACACCGAGTCCCACAGTCAGCGCCAAAAGCCCCagcaataataacaacaacaataataataacaataataacaacaacatgAATAGCCACAATCACAAGAGCCTCAACAATAACGACGTCAAAAGTAAGAGCGGGCAGATTGTGAGCGGACCTTCTAATCTATCAGGAGTTTATCCAACGCCGCAACATCGTCTAAATGAAATGGAAGCTCTCGGTATGGCCGGATTGGCCCACGCGGCTGGATTGGGTGGTTTTGGCGGTGTCAATCCTTACTTGAGTTATTTTTGCGACTTCTCCTTCCCAATGCCGATGGGTCTGGGTGCTGGGCTTCTGCAGGCCACCACCGGGGCAGCGACGGGAGCGGGCAAACATCACCGAGCGGCCATCGATCATCAGGGGCTATTGCATAAGAAGTTACCGAAGCCATCGGGCaaacatcatcggactaaacTGGGCAAATCGGCAATGTCCAGCATGGATGGTGATGTCAAGACGGACAAGGATGCCGATGATGAATCCAACCAACCGCATCGATTAACTTTGCCGATGATTCGATCGCCAATGGATCGGCATCAAACTGGCCAAGTTTGATATCAATTTCGCCCGTTGCTGATTTATGTCAAGACTCCATGTTTCGACGCACCAATTTCACGAAATTCTAGGCGACTCCTGATGTTCGTGACCCTAAATTCTCCATGTACGTAAAAATTCAGAACTGAACAGTTTTCAACTTGATGAAATTCACGAGATCTCATCCCTCTCTCGCTCCTCTTTGTTAAGTGTAAATTAGCGCCCTGTTGCCTCTTGATTTCTTGACATTGATACTCAAGGATAGAACTATTTGGATGCGAAGTTTTTGCATACGTTTCAGATGTAATACTCGCAGCGCGCGTGCGAAAATTGGAATAATTTTCCCCcaggacaagaaaaagaagaagaaaaaagcaaaaaactaaataaaacaaaaatttattcacaaaaaaagaaataagaaaaaaaaaaaaaatgaaagaaacggaaTCCATCCGTtgtaatatttcttttctcaaatTCGTTCATTATAAAGACTCACTTCGTTGCACCATGtgataaaaaattattaaggATAATGAACTTGATCTTCTTTGCGAAAAGTTAATGGTGGAGGTTATGTCTGTGCGCAAGTCTTGAATGCCTTGGCCTTTCGTTACGGTTCTAATGTTCCTCAGCCGAGTGTATTCACCCGTTCCAATCAACGGTTTCCAATATGCCCGTGAAATTGTCGTGTTGCAAGTTCCTCTCATTAATGTTGGAAAAACGTTGTGGTGGACATACATACGTACGTACAATACCATGTAAAATCCTGAACTAAATAGCCTGGCCTTGATTTGTTGCCGTGTAAGTATTATTGTCGTTGTTGTCTCAACTTAGTGTTTGTCACTCAGATTTATTCAGTTGCAAACGCTGAATGGAAACGTCACACCCCTCCTCCCACCGATGTGCACGTCCTGTAATTTATTGTACCTCTTCGACGCACGTAAAAGAACCAATACAAACACTGGGGTTTTGTCACTAacgatgttttatttttgtcattttaaattttttttgttgaatgccCCATCCGATCACGCTCTTTATTTATCAGATTTTATTATTTGGTTAACCTAGATGCTCGTCATGGAATGTAAATTCCATTCGACGACAGTTGTAGAATCGCAACATCACATTCCATATATACCATCCACGTACAGTGTATCATATCATTTTTAACGTTCATTTCTCTTCAAGAACCCATAAAAATGgatatttgaatttctttattgGTTCCCAGGGAATGATTTTATAAATCCACAGCTCACCAGTAACCACacaagcccccccccccccccccccaaaaaaaaaaaataataatatggcaatccattttacccaaaataaaaataaaaaatattggccctttttctgttttactgctatcgccatctaccggtcacatttctagttaattctcgatatacactgaccgaaaaaaaatttgaagcccgactaaataagcccgacttttctcggtcgggcttaaaatttttttctgaaaaaacgaattggttgaatatcatagggcagacttgccgcgccgatcaattttccgatcgcaTCTCCGATCCGGTCATcatccgatcaaactgcgaaagatcggatcggcgatcaaatatcatttttagcgatcattttcgtgcagcatctaacggtaaaaatttacactgtttcgcgaaaaagcattggctgtcaagcgacagtcactggcggccattgagggtgaacactaaacagtttccttcaattggcattcgctaagtttgatcgctaaaaacgatcggatcgcgatcaattttttgggatcgccgatccgatctccgatctttttcaaaacatcggatcggcgatcaatttttgatcgcgatcgcggcaagtctgtcatagggtatactcaaaattgaattctgATTCCAGGAAaatagctattttttttcattaagtcaatcgttttctatatacaccgaatatttgacacaatgatagcgcgccagtacgctacagcgctagcgcgatgcagcagaaagtcgggcttatttatcagtcgggcttaaaattttatttggcaaaaactgacactcattggaattgttCAGGTAGACATGAGAACCTGGTGGTACCGGAGAAGCTGGATGGCCTTAACGAAAAGTCATCATActccattttggaataaaataaaaaaaaagagcaagaaaTTTAAGTGTGTCTCCCCAAGTATTACgcttttttccgtttcttttaagttcaattttgatttggatgattaatttaaatttgtttgaaaacatttaatttgtgacagataaagtttctcgtaatgacctttgcgtccacatgaggcgccttaaaccgtggctctcCGGCAGTTTTTTCTCAGGCATATTTCTtgattggcttaacgcgtgcagtctgctgtctaccttcctcgctagattttacttcttgacctcACGGCTTTGGCGATTTTTGCCATttaatttactcatttttttaacgctTTTCAAGGTAATGAGAGAAAACATAAAAGATATGCAAAACAATTTAAAGTTTTGACACgatttaagttttttttagaaaacttAGAAGTTTCGTGTATGGATCAGCATGGATCAGGAATATCATCGGGATTTCTACTCACGTTGTAGGTATGTATTATGTATTTCAATTTCCAATTGTCCATATTAATCTGTGATCACTGACTTACTAGATGTTTATAGATTAATAAGTGATACCAATAGATAATAATCAATAGATGATACtaatatttgaataattttgagttggacaaattttgttgtcttcgcAAAGATTAAGATTGTAGTATCACACAACATTAACGACATTAAACatccatctttgttttggtctctatataatctaatttgtttcattttgatttacatttttttctgtccagggtcacaaggtaagtgttttcttgtattcctagtgtgattactttaatatggttttacccctagtgtcataaagctggccacacctcgaaaggctgcccgaatctattcagtgaattgacggaagatggaaagctgCATGGCAATACATtctggaagctgtgacatgcgatgaaaacgaactgtttaagggcatcatctgtggggaacgctttaacaattttgttaaagttgtccttcaggtaagccatttctcgaaactgtattttatgatttaaaaatatctattgggtttgctttaggttacaggaaaagatgtacctcaatacataacaccattcgaagaagccggcctgcgtcaactactacttcaaaacattaaaaattctggctacagaaaaccaacacctattcagaaagcttcagttgcaggtattcttgccaaaagagatttaattgcttgtgctgtcacgggctccagCAAAAcagtaatccaattaattaacgctgtgtaatttttaaaccttgatgccctcgtactgacttgattcaaatgggtcggtatgaactgggtaaattgaagtaaaagtaattttgagtgggcacgccagTAATtacgactactaaaaggtccaattgcatctaagatactcaacaaacccttcgtgatattcgttgattaagtcatctaaaattttacattttttcatgcaggcggcgtacttggtaccggttttgaacatattgttagaacaaggtgttgctgctgcgtctcgtgccatggggcaaaagccagaagttgtaattgtcgcacccactcgtgaattggccattcaaattcaccgcgaggcgtgtaaattctcctacagttcggttttaaagtttgtgattatatatggaggaactgtcacgagccatcagcggtcaaatcttcaagctgggtgcaatattcttgtcgcgactgcggggcgattcaaggattttctcgacgGTGGAGTATTTGACATCTCAGGGGtgaggttttaaattttggacgaagctgatcgaatgcttgatatgggtttcggccCGAATGTTGACAAAATTGTCAACCATCCAACGGTGAATCCGAAAATATGTTCTCGATTGCTTTTGAGTATGAAATTcgactgatgtaatactatttgtttctctgtagggaatccgtcgtgttgtatattttcggctacattcccagatgaagtagaagcgctggctgcgacgtacatggaagactacatattcgtcacaacaggcattgtcggtggcaccaatccggatgttgaacagtggttttttcagtgctcgaaaagagataagagagttaagctgatcgaagttttacacgatctcggtgatgccaagactatcgtttttgtcgacagcaaaaagacggcggatttcgccgctgcattctcgtgcaataacaacttacaagtaagaatcaaactgttggaattgggcaaagtgtcttaactttaaatgtctagtctaccagcatccatggtgagcgtaaacgaaaatcgtaaatgtctcttccgaagcgtctgtcagaagaatatgctagcaatcaactcacgaatcatgtaaggtatgaaatatatgtatgaattaagagtttttatgcctaatggtgttttactgtcttattatagatgaacaataaaagccgatgtcgaggtgacaaagaaaacaacacgtcaAGGTGCTGTCAAACGTGTCTCCGTTCCGGAGAAGGAAGCGCCGGAAGGCAAAAGGCGTCGTGGTGAAACGAAAGCCAATAAATACGTTGCTGGATTGGATGATGTAGAAATGTTACACGAAGACAAAGGACACGCTGCCGACATCCACGCCAATCACGGGCCAGATGAGCCAGAGGCGAACAATGGATCGCCAGTCACATCCGTCAAAAGTGGACGATCTACTCGCGCAAAGGGCGCactcaaagttcattttgacgtgGCCGAAACGGCGCATCCGCCAGTCAGATCCACCCGTTCGGCGCGGAAGACGGCTTCACCGGCCGAGAAGAAAGTCTCTGTCCAGCTGGAACGCGACCCCGACATTGAGACTTTGGCCACTACagccaaagaagaggaagagaaagcaccggccgccaaacgttcacgacaaaagaagggcccgacagtatctgccgcaacaatggcggatgaacctccggccgtgccggccacgaaacggacacgtgatggcaagaaaacaactagcgaacctgagcttgttaaggaggatacctcatcgccaccaccaccacctcgacgtactcgacgtactagaaacatctaacagcaagacccatcaatgaattacctattttgtttttcttttgttttacccatAATTTTTTACCCATTGAATAATTTGTTCACATATCAGATTCTATTCTGCTTTTGGGTTCACTTCTGTACCTCTTTCCCCAAGTTGACCTCATTACGTGTTCCTATCCATGCGTTGAGGCTCActtgattataattttttgttctttaaattttgtgtcCAATTTTCATTCTGACCGACgcccaaataattttgaagaaatacaGATTTTGGTACGGTTGGTTAAGTATTTCACAATTTGCAcggattgtgtgtgtgtgtgttactgaTGTTGGTGGACCTACTGCACGAGAGCCGCAACATGAATTTATCTTTCCCAACAATACATAACTTACCATtgtaaacccgaaagacaaccagccatctccttgttttaatttggtttttgcatagtatctccctgtgcgagagaaaactaaaaagttgtgtcttaaattgaattcgccgcccattttgaaatatgtggcaacgttgcttgagttttgtgaaccgcCATCAGTTGCCATTTGCTAGTTCattgtcgtgtgtgaaacatgtggtgtgcatctgacgggcgaaatattggacacatcaggcagcaatggtaaagtaatacttgagtgaatgtttcgtcaagaaaacgttgttaaccaaagacattgattctaattctaacaaaaacattgttccacaagaaactttaatttgagaatacctaatGATATTcgaaactccttttcaaattacaaaatgaatggcacattattaagaataaactataagaagtaattcttttcatgctgagtcattgtttgtttctttctaaattttagggaatatcacaagttgtgaacaagacgtggtgccttggccctcattctctcatctccatgccagatggccattaagaaggatcataaatgtgtggcaatatcattcttccatattccactattgtattattctttgccattattttcatctcataccatgaacgcaagaagaatttatttgcttgctaTCATGGACGGTAACTCatgtccttaaaagtaagcacaacaggcacattgagataatggttattgctaccttcttgctttttaaaaaaggcatcaagccaaactgctcaaccatgcagttaggctttgtacttttttaaaaattagaattaatgaaataaaagaaagcttgtcatttcaatcatttcaggattgtggagacaaacattgtggttccagcggtttccttagttaggcaagttgtttaataatgcttggtgttacaactattttaaattatttttaattaaaattttttcattcacgacatttgcaggttctgagcagtgagaaacgattgttgatgatgtagagttttgtaacggtggaccccacagtctatgacagaaacaagtaggacagaaaattccatcttcatcactaacaaaagaaaaagagagatttgcattttaaggttaggttagaaacaaaacaacaataaaaccatttgctgatactacctttcatacattgttatcacaaataggagcagtacatattggcagccatgtagctttgtagttgcttcgaagagtatttttttccttgtctggtgattggttggtaatgttgcccattctattgttaacttttttctctaggttaatgctataaaacatttattttagcactttgaatacctcctatccttatagccatggaacacttgacattgactccatttacacttgcagaaacaaaaacgaacatatttgcaacaagtattttttttgtgactatgaaaccaaaaattgtgaatttttttaagtacctatatttagaagacatctagcggaggaatTGCTTGTTACTGAGTACTCTACTGAACTGTCAATTTATTCGTTGTCAGGGGGCTATATCGAGTTTGGTTGCCATAATAATGGTTGCCTCGCGAATTGGAAATGCTTTGCTGAATCCCAGGATATCGCCAAGTGTGCTATATTGTCGtaatcttttttctccttaggatggttaccaatgtgcagttgaattctaaaaggtaaaagcacAAGTTCTTGGTGAAAACTTGTTGTGCAGCATTCCACGCCATTAATAGCTTACTGAAAAGTTCTGGTTACTTCCTGCTTTGTTTACAgattttgtttgatatgctgtatttaaagaactgatgttggcaccagcttgatgggaaaaagtcatttccaatgtggtaggagatttgtctagaattgcattaacattGTAATTAAACACGAGAAATTTTCTAGGGCACAgggaaacttggatttatttggtAATAGAGTCGGATGGTTTTCCTGAAgttgcagtttgaaataacctttcaaagcctgaactcatcttcgtagaaagggacttgtaagtaaacaagaaGCTTTTTTGCTAACTATATCTaacctacataattttctgttcaatagttaatgttttttttttttaataaaggtgaGAAGTAACGCTGGCTCTGTAAATGTTCTTGGTTTGGGACAAGACGTTGAATAAATtgtgatgattggatggacaaCACGGAATTCCTACACTTTattcatattccccaaacggtatttaaaattcaaaaattgaagtgcatatctgggctcccttcctttccgtagccccgtttccccttgactcgtaataagcccgtagggggtcatgcccctactgtacggtatatttaaaaataacatataccgaggtttggagggctctggccggaaaggggacgtgggctggccgcttagtccgatgatgtgttcacggagggcgacgtggctacccacaaatccgaactaaaggttaatcgctccagtaaaaatgttccatatcttcggctcttcttccggcttctcttagccaatcaccgggtaatctccccggtgggtcaacaaggcagcgtctccccctgcctgggttgacggcaacttttgaaagggctattgtgcctttttaaagttgcaaaaataattctagtgtgcagagaattgtcaataaaattttttttataaaatattttttgaaaaattttgtctttcattgcctgtgttcgctgtgtttacacattacatttttgtcaattttttttttttttttttagcttgctcaattcacctttttGCCACCTTCGATGGTAAGCATCgtttttgttggttatttATCTGTAAGTACCTAATTAATATTTATTACGCTCTTTGAATagttcaacttagattcaagtaACAACGTGTAATGCCTGGAtgttttctgaagtaattttgtattttattttactctatgggaaccgatccccagacattcagcgtgcaacgccgatgctctaacattgagccacgagatatatctaactTTTCGTATTATCACATATACTATGTTGTCGTCTAGGCTGTTTGTGCAGTCTtgcacaactatatgtttatctttctacagttttcataaggtccatagctctgtggtagggcctttagctgcgatacgtgttaccctgggttcaaacctcagtagatgtttataattgaagcagaataaatgtagaaaagactATTGCAgcattgcatttcaatttAATTCGAAGTGTAAATGTAAGTCCGTGGAAGGTGAGACAACAAAAACGATTTTACACTACTGGCTTTTGTAATTATTACTTACCTATACATTAGCTGACATAGGGATTGAACCACAGACTTCTTGCGTCGCAAGCCAGCATGCTACTGTTATGCCATATCTGCTCTTGATAATTTTCATTTAGGATTGTGATAGCTATATAGATATGCAATTCAcattagcttattattgaATGCACATTAGTTATTTATAAGTTCATGGTTGGAATAATGGTATAGCGTGTGGTTGTCACGCTAGaatactagggttcgatccccatgtcAGCTAATGTATAgcgaaataataaatacaaaagtaaatagtgtaaaaacgtttttattgtccctccttccacccacatatccaccacttttACATACATTTCATAACACAGTACACaatatacaatacatacacaaatacacttaaaactaacccgttggctgccacgccacctatctacaatagctactgtcgctatcaaagggatagcgaccaagggggccgggtgggccgggctgagacggcgatgagacctttacggaaatgcacatcccaggtctacatcgccgtctcgatcaagggattccctatggtgcattgcctttggggccattcggccaatcttgggcagtggcgctgctccaccccatggcagatagaccatagagcagaacagcgcggcccgtccctgtcaagctacaaaaaaaaggggatcaaagtgggtgggtggcagccaacgggttaacttgcaagacataatacaacataaaacaaaacacaaccataccacgaagacgaggcgaccacgaggtgacgaagAGGCGATAACGGAGGCGAAGACGGCATggccacgaggcgaagacaggacgacgggcgaggcgaagaaggggcgactggcgaggcgaagtcgggacgacgggcgaggcgaagtcgggacgacgggcgaggcgaagtcgggacgacgggcgaggcgaagtcgggacgacgggcgaggcgaagtcgggacgacgggcgaggcgaagtcgggacgacgggcgaggcgaagtcgggacgacgggcgaggcgaagtcgggacgacgggcgaggcgaagtcgggacgacgggcgaggcgaagtcgggacgacgggcgaggcgaagtcgggacgacgggcgaggcgaagtcgggacgacgggcgaggcgaagtcgggacgacgggcgaggcgaagtcgggacgacgggcgaggcgaagtcgggacgacgggcgaggcgaagtcgggacgacgggcgaggcgaagtcgggacgacggccgaagcgaagacgggacgacgggcgtggcgaagacgaagaaggctttgttctaaatcgtaaaagtaaagaaaaagagctagttagtgggaaatataagattgttgttgtaaccaaacgttgaaggcaatttgacttacttctgctgtccgatggctagaaagactgtagggccagcaaataggcagcagacggctaagagttggcaattctatggttgaatgttcaatttaaataaaaaagcaaactatatgaggcacaagagaaatttaaaataccagtagaaattgtgttgaggtacatgtatGTGTccgttggtaggctaagtagagattacaactgccaaaatgactgtcattacagttgacactgcaacgaagatgaatatggtgcaccactcagatcacgattgacaggagaccatgagtggttaaggagtagaagaacgatattatggtattcctacccataggatttgcatctttggtgacattcctcaacgggaagtattctttacaaatgaagtttcatgagctaaaccttaaaagcaaaatccgtcaatgagattctgataacaaaacactagtattatacctctcaatgagcactggtATAGTTTGATGTATGCAACGTAGTAGAttgctaatagttttttggATTGGCAGCTGGCATAGGTGATTACAAGATatgtaccataaacaccaagcattctgtgggcttcacttccaaAACACACTCGGGGTTGAAAACGAACAGAAGCACCGTTAGATTTTCttgagttttccattggaatatgacatatttaacagaaactttcgaacacagctttcaccgctcccatatagtcagcaagtaaatagtggcacagcagcgtcatcttgttttc of the Daphnia carinata strain CSIRO-1 chromosome 10, CSIRO_AGI_Dcar_HiC_V3, whole genome shotgun sequence genome contains:
- the LOC132088374 gene encoding uncharacterized protein LOC132088374 — translated: MLHEDKGHAADIHANHGPDEPEANNGSPVTSVKSGRSTRAKGALKVHFDVAETAHPPVRSTRSARKTASPAEKKVSVQLERDPDIETLATTAKEEEEKAPAAKRSRQKKGPTVSAATMADEPPAVPATKRTRDGKKTTSEPELVKEDTSSPPPPPRRTRRTRNI
- the LOC130696101 gene encoding probable serine/threonine-protein kinase samkC; translated protein: MAATETRSSDGVVYVKRDLYPMSSSAMDDDEEIADRRHERRRHRDDEDDVDDRPPVLKLARYNISPAVPSLLSLHHHHHHNGYVSNAYGDQLTSPIPRRKQARPRRRSGDSSSSPPSSSSLMAMEHHRHFQSMFRSTPSPVQDMPEDLSVKKSSPPLVAERQESEDNQSGRNSNDQDSHRSDTPLPVPSLKAESINSDSAKSEFSLAERNSLFSPGPSGALETMATPPMHSSSILSMTPIHQSDRRKGQHSAPRGGPPRAWTNGDLTEALNHVWNRKMTTSQASRVFGIPYNSLLMYVRGKYGKSLKLDTLRKETLEGEAMALAASTRGSYKLAAAAAAAAAAAESPAKINNKAKQSKEGGGNKSAPCTPSPTVSAKSPSNNNNNNNNNNNNNNMNSHNHKSLNNNDVKSKSGQIVSGPSNLSGVYPTPQHRLNEMEALGMAGLAHAAGLGGFGGVNPYLSYFCDFSFPMPMGLGAGLLQATTGAATGAGKHHRAAIDHQGLLHKKLPKPSGKHHRTKLGKSAMSSMDGDVKTDKDADDESNQPHRLTLPMIRSPMDRHQTGQV